AACTTAGTCGAAAGGGACATTAATCAGGTAACCATGAGATTTCCGGCTCCGTTCTCTAATCTTGTGTTTTTTGGGTACTTTATAGTAGGTTTAAAGTTTCACttaaaccaacaaaaaaaaaaaaaagagatgaaaaacAAAAACCTTTATCTTCCATTATTGAGAAATATCAACCATCAAACCGAAGTACAAGGGttattaatattattattagaagtgcacattggccTTCACATATCCCATAATTATTTATGCCACAATACATCGATCTCAGTTCTTCCTCAGAACTTTGATTCCAACCCAACGGGACTCCATGTAATCAGAAGGATTGTCTTGTGTATACACTCCAAACTTGAAATAGTGTGTAGCAGGACCATTATCATGAGTTTCATACTTGAAAACTCCATCAATGTACACTCTAACTCTCCCTGCACCTGTGTCATGTATCACATTGACACGATACCATTTGTTGTAGACGTTGGGGATTAGGACAGGATTTGTGTAGTATGTGAGGGATGGATTGTAGACTCTTAGCATAGCAGTTGTGGCCTGAGTGCTTGCTCCAAATACTTGCATTATGCTGACACCAGAAGTTCCAGAGGGTACATATGCATAACCCTCGAATTGCCATACACCTGAAGTGTAGTCGTAGCCCTGAGAAGCAAATTAATTACCAGCAATGTTATGtcaacttcattttattttttttggggtagcTTGCGAGCTTGGTAGAGCAAAGTAGGGTCCTCTTCCAAATTCAAGATTGGGTTTGGGGCCTCTGACGTTGCAAGTGCAATCACAGAGTGTTATTAATCACTCAAAATCATGTCAATTTCAGTtcgatttatttcaatttttttttattttaaaatgaaTGATACAGATTAGATTGAATTATTGTGGCCCGATTTGGACCATATATTCAACGCAATTGCAACAGCCCATGTCCCTCTCTGAGTGAAACAATTATTATCATGGACAATACTCTCTTTTTTGGATAAAATACACTATTTCATTCCATGAAATTTATACTAATGATAaaaaatacattaaacatgTCACAGGTATAACTAATATGGAAACCATGGACAATACTCTGAGTTCGACaccatttcatgcattttcatttaCAGTTCATCGTTCAGTTTCAAAGTTTTCCTACCCTATCCACAACCCAAAATTTACTTTGCTACCCGTTTGGATtggccattttttcaaaaacaagtttttcaaatacaatgctaCATCAAtacacaataactcaaaaaaaatttcatccatacaatatatcaaatatttcaaacaaattttatagtcaaaatttttcatatatactgctacagtaaagtttttcaaaaacagctaatccaaactgAGAATCATATCTCTAGTAgggaaaacttttttttttcttttttttgccaGGAAAAAATACTTACTGTGATGCGAATTTCAGTACGAGGTTTGGTATTGCTAGTTTGAGAATAAGGTTTATCTGTCTTATAAACCCACAGTCTGTGTTCACCACCAATGTACGAATAGCGTTGATTGACAGAGACATCGTACGGCTTCTGGACTTGAAAATTTGCCTCACTCAGCTTAACATAGCTGAACCCATCAGTTGGATCAGCCTTCAGAGCCCTCAGGAGGGTTAAGAACAAAGTGGCTAAGAAGAGAAAAGGCGTCATTGCTAACTGAAGAAATGAAGAGCAAGAAAGTGTTTTAGGTGTGGTGAAGATCAGGGAAGATGATGGAATGCTACACTGGGGGCTTGGGTTATATAGCTAGATGGTGGAGTCTtatcttctttttcattttaacTTCATCTGTAGAGTTAAATTTAAGAAAGTCTTTGATATAAAAATGGTCCATAAAGCAAGTAGTCCCCTTTTTGtacataaaaaaaattccaatatCCGTTTTAGGTTCTAGAAACTTTGAGCCTAATTACTAATAAGTtgcccatatatatatatatatatatatatatgtatgtatgtatatataagtTGCCAATATCAAGTAATATTTTCTTGGTGACAACACTGCAATTTTAATGCGAAAACAGCGTTAGCTTGTCAGGTGTTGGAATCTTAGatagtaatttatttatttttttccttgtttgtgTTTTGCGTTGTGGGATATGACCATGTACagatgatattttgaaaaacttataGAATATAGGTAAGTACATTGAAGGTATTTCAAAGTTAAAGTGCCAAATTGCAAAAAATGGAGCAAATTTTGAAGAAGATGCATGAACTGAATAGTAAAAGAACAGTGAAGTCCTTGGTGCCCGCAGACGCAGAGTTCTCCATTAATTGTTAACTGCACTGGCCTGCGCAGGGGGTTCTACAAGTAGATAGTGGACTTTTACTGATCTGGGGTTCAATTATTTAAGCAAGTAATCCACTTTTAGTAGCCACTGGGCCAGCTCAGTAGCCACCAGggagggacttaagtccctccttGGGCTGTTGGTGAGGGTTCAAATCCATCGgcagcgaaaaaaatctaagggtTGTGCCATAGCACTTTTTTGATctagttgggtctgtataccCACTAGTCCCTACAACagcctccttaggctccccctccccctagattaggatagagtaggttatacaaatgtatcgttgctgacaaaaaaaaaaaaaaaagtaatccaCTTTTAGTACAGAAAATTGTTTTAAGATTTTCCTTTTAATTCTATAAATTTTGGGTCTACTAGGGAACTAGTTTtccacacatacacatatatattaacTATGGAAATGGAGTTCCAAGAAGCatttgagggattttctttGTTAAATTTACCAGGTGTTTTCATAAGTTATTGCAGTTCCAATGTGACAGCAAAATGAGGTCTTAGGAATTAGAATCTTAGGAAGccaattattattgttttttattgtgGGATAAGACCACAGAAGATATGTTCAATTATGATGACTATTGAGGAATTGAGCATTCATTTTCcagaactaaaaaaaaaaaaaaaagaaatgttgaAAAACTTACTTTGCAAAAGAGTTGACAAAGTTCAGTGCTCTCCAATTATTGTACTTGTAATTTTTGCAGTCAAAAACCAATTTGTACCTCAAAATATTGTCCTCAATGAAACCATTCCGTTTGTGGAATAAAACCAATCTGTACAAATTGTCCCCAATTTGTACCAAAGTCGTTTGTGACAATCCAGAGATGGTTTTATTCCAAATCCGGATATTTTGTTAAAAGTCGACTCAAGTAGACCGGACTACATGTTTAGGaccaaaattctcaataaacaATTTTGGACTGTAATTTATTAGAGTAACGCTTTCGGTCCACGGGTTAGTCCAAATAAATTTCAATTAAAACTACAGGTTCAAAATGGTTAATTCAAATTACTTAGTAGCCTCTGAGCTCAAACTTATATATCATTTATATTTCCTTCCCCCTTTCAATGTGAAATTAGTTGTGGGATCATACATTCATCCTTATTTAAGGACGTTACTTTCGCGCAAAACCCGTCACAATTCAAACTGTTCACTTGATCGAATTCAAAGTTTAGAGGTGGCTCGTACGAGTTCTAAATAACCTTCAGCctatcaaaaatttgaaatgaaaaataatgaaatatAGTCTTGGGCCTATGGactattaaaaaataatttgggttaacaaTTTTGAATCCATGATTTCAATTAAAAAGTTACTTGAACCGGTCCATGCATCTCTGCATCGGATGAGTTGGGACCAATACAGTTATAGGTTCGACCATGCAATGGAGTGTAAGGAGTTAAGTGCTATAAGGGTTGAGTACACCGTCCAATGGGGGCTATCtctaaaaaaatttcacattgaccAAGGGTCATCTCTAAACTCTGTACGAGCCACCTATAGAATCTATGCGTGACTAAGTGTATAGTTTGGATTATGATCCGATTTTGCAAAGATGCAAAATTCTTAAGTGGGGATGAATGTGAGGATCCGTCCCACATTGAATTGAAGTGGAAAGGAGTGAAATATAACTTTGGGTCCATGGATTACAAGTATAATTATTTTGATCCCATGGTTTCAGTTCGAAAGTTACTTGGGTTAACCCATGAACCCGAAACTTTTTCCGTTGGACATAAGAAACACCAGCTTATTCATTCCGAAATGCGTTCATCTATTCtttaaacacattttttttttttttgaaaaatgttgCAATTCAGGGGTGAGTTGTAATATTAATGGTTATAATAGTGggtcaccttttttttttttttttttggttcttatCTGCTGTCCTAAGTGCagcaaattaaaagaaaaaaaacttctCAAGAAAACTACCTTATGTTCGTGAAATTTTTTATCATGTCATGAAATAATGCCAGTAAtacttacaaaatttcattctAGTCCTCAAATTGGAGATATACATAAGTATAAAGTAAGACTGAAAGATGAACCAAACTATTTGATATTCGAATCGAACTTAATTTGGTAAGAATTCATTCAAATTTGATTCACTAACTAATTAAACCAAGGGTGAACAACATTTTATATTTGATAATCATTCAAACTTGATTcagtaaataaataaactaagtttgaacaaaattttcaatttgttacaataatcaaataaatttaaaCACTAGAATGCTCGACTtaattaaacttatttacatccCTAGTTAAATATGACAAAATACTTTCTCGTTGCATTCACTATATCAGATTATACAGTAAGATTGTTCTAATTTGTAACTTCTTAAATTTTGCAAATTGTCTAAGAATTAAAGAGTAACATTATGACATAGTTTAGAATTGAGCTGCCTCTGCTAAttaattgacttttttttttcgaagacAACAACAGTTGTATAACTTAATCTATTCTATACTAAGGGGGAGGGGGCGGACCTAAGGAGGTCCAGGGATAATTCggaggggactgaaccaccaccggacCAAACGAGTACATAACACACTtgtctgaattttttgaaataaaccaCTTAAACGTGACTTGCTTGCTTTACACAAAATTTTTTGTCTAGAGGGTATCCAAAAATTGACTATTTGGTCATGTTAGGGGGCCATCCTCTGAACTTGAATCCATATCCGCCGCCCCCTCGCGGTTTTGTCTCCCTAATTCCCCATCACAAACGGAACTAGAAAGTTTACTTTGACAATGCAAATCTTAATATATTTGCATTCAAGTATGTGATATaagatatttttaatttttgcatgGGCAAATATCTAAACTTATAGggaatagtttaaaaattttcaattttctaagGGATAAAAATCTAAAATTACAGAACTGTGAAGGATCAGGGGTTCAAACGGttgtcaaaaaaatcatttggaccaattttgcttcatttttcacGGGATATAATTTACTTTTAACAACTTGtaaatgtaaaataaaattttatagacCTCAAATATGGTGGTAAAATCGATGTATAAGATGTAATTTGggacttatatatatatatatatatatatatatatatatatatatatatatatatatatatttatagccAAATTATGGCTGTCAATCTTTCGGTGCGATTGCTACTTGGCCCAACCGTGGGGAAATAGGGCAGGTGGCCCCTCCTGCCACTCCTCCGGTTCCCTCTATGATCACCACACTACCTATTGACTCAATCCGAATGCTTCATTCTAGAGATTTTCTTAGCTGAGATTAATACTTGTTATAATTACAAGTCGGcggctgaatttttttttttttatcgaggATTTTTCTATCGAAACTGGTCAATAAAGATCGTCACATATTGTGATAAATTTTATAGAAAGCAAGATTCGAACTCTTGATCGCCTGCACCAAGTTTGggatgaccactggaccaaCGCCAGTGGCTCGGCGGCTGAATTCTTTGACCAATAATTTAACAAAGGTAGCTGTCCCTACAGGCCTATTGCTCCATATTGTCATTTATGGAAGTGCCGGCGTACAGAAAGTAAGATTTCGAGAAATAAACCTAACTCCCAACAGTACCTCCAAAAATCGGTAACTTTTGAAGGCTACTGGAGACTTATAACCCAAGACCCAACCCCCACCCCCCAATACTGATGTGTCggcattttttctttcccccCTTCTTGGGGCATGCGACCAGAGGGACACATAAACATAACACAGTGATGTTGTTTTGTTGAAACCACTGAGTTCCAATctgcaacggatcttctgtctcaaTCTCTAATTTTGcatattactcaattaatagttattaaatctttaaataacaaaaaagaactaaaaaataatatttatataggagaaatagaaatataataaaaagtaagaaaaagagTAGCACAGAATATGGGACGGAATATCTATTGCAGTTCCCATCCTCTTATATTAGAGCAGTTACTCAGGGCCATAAAAAATCTTCAATACTACTCAATGAAGAATTTAACTTGTCACATCCTGAGATATCTAGAAAACGTAGAGATTGGGAGTTTTCCATATCTAGGGAAGCATCTAAATTAGAGCAGTTGCTCTGCGTCATGGTAAAGTGTTGAAGAGATGCAAGGCTCTTCAAATTCCTCGTACAAGCCAAACTTCCGCATTTCTCTATGCTTGAGAGATAATCAGAATTGGTggatatgaaaatagaaaagagTTATGTggaagagtttttttttcttttgtttttttaacaaaaaaaaaatacccagAAGACTGGAGGAAATTTAAACTTACAGGAAGTAGAGAAAGTCCACAGTTACAAATAAAATATCCTTGATTTTAATCGTGGGCATATGTGCAATCTCCTCTGCAGCAATCGGTGCCAATGTCAATTAGTTGGTATTTGAAACTTAAAATGATCAACAGGTGAAGATTTAGGTAAGATTAAATcctatatacactgacagtgtatacactattaccGTTAGATCTATGACATatgtataaaaattaaatttcaaattcaaattttgcataattatCATTCATCCAACGTTGACAGTATGTATATACACTGTTAgtatagaaaagattaatccttttAAGTAATGGAGTCTGCCCAAATTTGTTCATCAATGGGTGAAATCATAGCGTTTTGACCTTTTGAACATCATAGGTTATGAAAACATAAGCAAGCTTTTCTCATTGCTAACTTTATGCATCATTTCCAATTAGTCTGAAGGATGAAATATACTACTCAATTACCTCATTTAGTTTCCAAGCACCAAGAATCTGATATGGGATTCTGACCCGTTGGAAGCACATTAACCTATTACTCGGCGTGTAACCACCACGAGTTGAATGAGCAACTAATCTGTCCAAAGAGATAGAGAGTTTCTTATGCACCCAAACTAAATAGCATTCatacatttgattaaatattaaTGTGTCGTTTTTTTATCCATGAACAGTAATTAGAACCTTACAGCGGAATCAAGAACCTTCTCATTTCTTACGACTACTTTTGGAATCTCACATGAAGCCCATTGGCATCATTACACTAGACATTCTGAGTTAGAAATAGGGATCCAAAGCAGTCCTCAGCCCATTGTGTGTGCGCTGTGGCATGCGTCTGTAAATTACCAGAGAGTAGTTCATTTTGACAAATGAAAGATCTTCTCTTAACAACTGTTTCAAGCATTATTCTTGTTCAAATGCAAACCGCTAGCCTTATTGGATCTCAATATAGTTCTATTGTTTGCATATATACATGCCGTTATATagtttcatcatttgcataacTGTTGGTCCCAGTACAAGTGCACAACAGGTCCTCCATGTACTTGTTCAACAATCTTTATCATGTTCCTCGCAAAATCAGAATAAATAAAGTTGGTAATAGCTAGTTCTGAAAGCAAGACTTGGAAATTTTACAAGAGGTAATAACTATGCTGTTCAACATGGTTACAACAGGTTTCATCAAAATCCCCCAAAATGTCCATCTGGCCTCAGCTCACCGCATGCAAGCTCTGCTGCACCATCGTCGATGCACAGGCACTCAGTCATTCATAATTGGACGGATGCTGATTCTCATTCCAACACAACAGGGCACTCAAGGACACGTAACATCGTAAAATGAGTTGTCTGGTTGCATATAACACTGTGAAGCTGTAACTCAGGTGTCCTCATGGAAATACTTTGGTCGGTCTTGGTGAGGAAAGGTTGTTGTCCCTGCAGCATAACAGACATGAGCTCAACAAATAGGCAGTCATTTGCTGAAtcaggaaaaggaaaatagtAGAACGTGTAAGAATTAGCTTAGCAAGCTATTAAATGCCAaaaacaaaatcaagctaagtGACTGCAGCTCAATTATGCGTTGTTCATAAAGGAGCAGGTCAGAGATGTTAGATTTTGTTGGCCCGAAAATGCCAATAAGGTTGATTACATAACAGAGAACAAAAGTATTTCTAAGCATTTAGCTACAACcttgtttgaaattttgagcAACTGCTTCACATAAAGAATCCCCAGGGTCGAGAATGACTGACAAAGGTCAAGCAGATAAGTTGTTTAGGATCAAATGCAGTTGCAACACTGGAAAAGCCACCTTTGGCTCAGGGAAAATACCTATACTTGGGAtacttgaaaagaaaatttttattcAATTCCTAATCatttgtaatttttcttttaaaaaacaTGCTCATGTCTATTCTACCAATTCGATGGCAGggctcacccaaaaaaaaaaaaagtaaattttcataGTCCACTACTAAAAACCTGGTGCATTGAAGTTTTTTAGATGATGTAATGAATcgttttatttaaaaaaaaaaaagtttattaATACTTATAATCTATCTTAAATTTTCTGAATCGTGTCCAAGAATCAGAATAAGACAATCAGCAGACATCTGGTATCAATAAGGCAGCTTGAGAAAACAGAGAATAAGTAGGATAAAACATTGGAAAAATTAACTTACAGGGCGGTTTGTTTCCCTAATGTGAAACGAGTCAAACTTTGTTCAATCGGTATCAATAAGGGGAATACATGCAATCTTGGGCCACTTTTCGCCACTTCCTTTGGTGCATCTCTCTGCTAAAAGAGGATAGTCGGCGATATACAGTAGATTTAAACTGGTGAGTTGTTGTATTGCTTCTGCAGAGGGTAATTGTTTGAGGTTAGTGCAATTGCCAATGCACACTTCTTGAAGATTTTGAAGGCTACCTATCCATTCTGGAAGAACTTCCAACCCCTCAAACTCCTGTATCTCTAGAACTGTCAAGGTAGAGTGATGCTGAATTTGGTCTGGAAGAGACGTGATTTTTGGCCATCCAGACAATTCAAGTTTTTCTAGAGAGAAGAAATGTTGTTTTGCAGAATCATCATCATCCTTGGTGACGGAGTCTGGCCACGGGAAATAATCAAGGTTGTCAGAGAAGCCACCGAGTTCCAACTCACAGAGGTTGGCAAGATATTGTAGACCCTTTGCCCAACAACCAGGGTCGTCAGAAAAGACCGTCAACCGCTCGAGCAATGTGAACTTCTCAAGATTATTACTCAATGAAGTATTCAACTTATCACATCTTGAGATGTTTAGAGTATGTAGGGACTGGGGGTTTTTCATATCTAGAGAAGCATCTAAAGCAGGGCAGTCTTCTAAGGATGAGGATTCAAGAGATGTAAGGCTATTCAAATTCCTTATACATGCCACAATTCCACATCTCCGTATCTCTAACTCCTCAAGAGATGTCAAGTTCTCCATACCTGGTAAAACAGCCAAGCTGGGGAGCCTTTCGATTACCAAGTACCAGAGATTAGAGAATACCTTAATTGATGAGGAAGAATTCGAGGGAACCATTGCATCTGACCACTCCTCTAGACTTTCCATGTCCTCCAACACAAAACGCGATAGTTTCGGACGGAAACAGATTGATTGGTTTCGCCTCTCTACTACTGCTACAAGTACTGCTCCTGGCATTATCAAGATGTTCAAGACCATAGAATTCAGCCCCAATGCGTTTCACATTGTGTAAGGACACCATCTCTAAGGACTCGAGACAAAACAAGTCCCCCCAGTGGTGGTACTTGTTCACACTTACCCAATTTCTCCAACCTGAGGTGTGCCAGATTCCGAAGTACCATTAAGTGATCCTTTGCCACCATCCGCAATGGAAACCTTGAACCTTTGAAACCCCTAATAcctaaacttttcaagtttgGGTGAGGTTGGAGACCTTCCATGACACTATTGATATTGTTGTCGTCACAATGTTCTTTCGTGTCATCCCATGAAAGTCTTattttttggacaaatttgCTTTTGCTGCTGATTCAAAGCTGCTCACATTCTCCAGTCCAAATATTTCTAACTCGCCTCGgaggttgctcaagtgttcCAACTCCTCAAGTTGACATCCCTTGGCTTGGCTTACCACAAAGTAGGGCAATGTCTGAAGATTAGACAACTGCCCAATTCCAGCGAACAAACATGATTGGACCAAAGCAGCACCAAATAAAAACTGGAAATGCCTCAAGTTAATTAAATTGCTAAACTTCTTGGGTATCTCCTTCACGCAAAATACTTTCAAGGTTATCAAATTGTAGAGCTTTGTGATGGAATCTGGCAGAGCAGTGACACGAGTTTTACTGATATGAAGATGTCTTAAATGTTTCATATCACCTACTGCATTCGGGAGATGAGTAACATTCGTGCAGTCTCCTTTTAATACACAAAGGTGTCTAGATGTTTTGGTGATGTCTTCGAGCATACCATCACCCACAAGATAAAACGTCTGCAAATTTGGAGGAATCCCTTTGATATTCTTTAGCATCTTCCCTTGACTCAGAATGATGATCAAATGCATAACTTCATCATCATGACTGACTTCCATGCCATCCTCTGTATTTAAGCAACAATTATTTGACACTTGCAATGAAAGATCATGCACAAGGTCGTGCATCCGGCAGAACTTGATTTTGTTAATGGAATTCCCAAAAGTAGCTTGCAACAAAGAACTCCGAAGTAATATGTTGAAATAGTCACTGCCTATATCCTCCATTTGCAAATGACCTCCTCCCTTGGCATCATTAATCAATCCCTGGGCCATCCAAATCTGTATCaagctttctttttccatgaCAGTGTCCTTCGGGAAAATGGAACAACTTGCAAAGCATTGTTTCACTGACAATGAAGGTAAGTTTTCATAACTCAGCTTCAGGACAGAAAAGACTCCATCTGCAATATTGCTTGACTTATTCCATATTTCACTTTTCTCAATCATCAACCATTCAGAGGCATCCTTTTTAGAGTACAATAGACCCCCAATCACTTTGATCGCTAGTGGCACACCACCGCACTTTTTCAGTATCCTTCTGCCAATGTCCACTAGATCTCGAGTCTTTCTTACACCACCGTCTGCAAAAGCTAATTTTTCAAACAACATCCAGCTATAATCATCTGAGAGGATCTCTAGATGATACAAACCAGATGTTTGCATTGCTGGGGCTACCTCATCACTACGTGTGGTGGCCAATATTTTGCTTCCTAGAGCACCCCCAATTGCCAACAAACATCTCCTCATGCGATCCCATTTCTCTCGATTGTCATTCCAAACATCATCAAGCACAAGCAAGTAACTTTTTCCTTGCAAATTTTCTTGAAGCCTGCTCACCAATGCTTCCCTGTTTGTCGTCTCAGCATTCTTTTTCTCGAGGGATTGAAGCATCTCATTCAACAGCCTTTCCACTTTGAAATCATCAGACACACAAACCCATATTGTTTCATCAAAATGCTTCACTACACTCCCATTTTTTAGCACCAGCTGTGCAAGGGTTGTTTTTCCCTGGCCACCCAAACCAACTATTGACATGACAGGTAAATCCTTCTTATAGTCTGAGCTAATTAACATCCTTACAACATGAGATTCCTCAACTTCCCTTCCCATCATTTCCGACCCATCCACAAAAGGATCCGTTGACCGATCCTCTTTGTGATCAGCAGATGTCATGGTTAGCTGAACTGGATGAAGCCCTATCTGATTTGCTTCTCTGTAAGCTTCCTCTAGAGATGCGCTAGCATTCTTGATCTTGTTAGCCATCTCTAGATGAAAGGAAATAggatttgaggaagaaaagaagTTGCGTACCTTGTCGCGCTTCCGATTCTCAACCTTCTGCTGCAAAACTTCATATCCGAAGTCATCCAACACGATCTCAGCATCACGTGCTACGGACTGGAGCCTTTTCAGCCAAAGCTGCACGGCTTTGCTTGATGATTTCTTGCATTCAGCATAAAAAATCAAAGCTTCCACCATCTCTACTTTCTTGGCAAGCTTCTGAAGGTCTTTCTTTACACCCCATACCCGGCTGATCTCGTCGGCAGTAAGTGGAAGTATCTTATTCAAGATTACACCAACAAAACTGAGTACAGCTTCAGCCATCTTCAGGGAAACTCTTAACAGATGGAGGTAAAATGCTTTGGTTGAATAGTTGGACTACTTTTTGCAGCCAGAGATGGTCAACATTCAACAGGTGTGAGTTACAAAGCACTGAATCCATTActtatccttcattttttccaaaacgAAATTTCCTAGTCTTCACTGAAAGAAGTATTATATTCTAGCCGtacatttttttgtttgttgttttttttttctttggcttttGGTAGGGCCTTCACATGTTAAAGCTGGGACAACAATAATTAGAATAGTACGAGTGAGATTCCCAGACAAAGGGCGTGAAAAACTTAAAGAAAAGTTTTGCCTTTGCACAGACAAAGGGTATTAAACGACACAATCAACTGAATATTGCAAATATAATATACACAATACACGATgcatatttcaaataatcagATTACAAGGACTTCATTCATTTAATCCAAGAGAAGCTTATTTAATGACTGAATTTATTGTATTGAGATATGTGACTGTTCTACAGATATTTTAGcactaaattaaaataaattagtaaTTAACTAAGTCAAGTTCTTAGAGTTGTTCCACACTTGTTGTTTTTGACTAGTTCAAGCTTGTTCTTTGTTCTATATATTATGTTGAGATTTGTTAGGAGAGATTTGGATAGTGTGTTGAGGTTTGTCACAAAAAAATTGTGTAGACTTATTACTTACACTTTCGATTAATAGAGA
The genomic region above belongs to Coffea arabica cultivar ET-39 chromosome 7c, Coffea Arabica ET-39 HiFi, whole genome shotgun sequence and contains:
- the LOC113698144 gene encoding citrate-binding protein-like; protein product: MTPFLFLATLFLTLLRALKADPTDGFSYVKLSEANFQVQKPYDVSVNQRYSYIGGEHRLWVYKTDKPYSQTSNTKPRTEIRITGYDYTSGVWQFEGYAYVPSGTSGVSIMQVFGASTQATTAMLRVYNPSLTYYTNPVLIPNVYNKWYRVNVIHDTGAGRVRVYIDGVFKYETHDNGPATHYFKFGVYTQDNPSDYMESRWVGIKVLRKN
- the LOC113699379 gene encoding putative disease resistance protein RGA3, whose translation is MAEAVLSFVGVILNKILPLTADEISRVWGVKKDLQKLAKKVEMVEALIFYAECKKSSSKAVQLWLKRLQSVARDAEIVLDDFGYEVLQQKVENRKRDKVRNFFSSSNPISFHLEMANKIKNASASLEEAYREANQIGLHPVQLTMTSADHKEDRSTDPFVDGSEMMGREVEESHVVRMLISSDYKKDLPVMSIVGLGGQGKTTLAQLVLKNGSVVKHFDETIWVCVSDDFKVERLLNEMLQSLEKKNAETTNREALVSRLQENLQGKSYLLVLDDVWNDNREKWDRMRRCLLAIGGALGSKILATTRSDEVAPAMQTSGLYHLEILSDDYSWMLFEKLAFADGGVRKTRDLVDIGRRILKKCGGVPLAIKVIGGLLYSKKDASEWLMIEKSEIWNKSSNIADGVFSVLKLSYENLPSLSVKQCFASCSIFPKDTVMEKESLIQIWMAQGLINDAKGGGHLQMEDIGSDYFNILLRSSLLQATFGNSINKIKFCRMHDLVHDLSLQVSNNCCLNTEDGMEVSHDDEVMHLIIILSQGKMLKNIKGIPPNLQTFYLVGDGMLEDITKTSRHLCVLKGDCTNVTHLPNAVGDMKHLRHLHISKTRVTALPDSITKLYNLITLKVFCVKEIPKKFSNLINLRHFQFLFGAALVQSCLFAGIGQLSNLQTLPYFVVSQAKGCQLEELEHLSNLRGELEIFGLENVSSFESAAKANLSKK